A window of the Fusarium poae strain DAOMC 252244 chromosome 3, whole genome shotgun sequence genome harbors these coding sequences:
- a CDS encoding hypothetical protein (SECRETED:SignalP(1-16)), translating into MRTSTLIASLAATASAYDAWVNEPDTGMDTYLTSTNWTEGSRPLLKDIRGVPDFDFAARQTLTDQQYAFYRTAAAGEWAYRNNLKVWEKARLRPHQLASVRGLNETLGVTILGQNFSAPIFISPAARAGYGDEERGELNFVDAAADEDILYVAALYASKSIEEIGAQRKKRGSTIFQQIYSNANLSVTWDAMKRAEEQGVKAFVWTIDAPATSVRHRAARYDTTNSNGATSVLSWDLFDEIKSHTKLPIILKGITTTEDALRAVEAGADGIWLSNHGGRQVDYSPSPLEIAYEIRRNAPEIFTKTEVIADSGIRYGSDVIKLLALGVKAVGLGRPFMYSNVYGVEGPKKLIQILKSEILADAAQIGITDLHNIPSKVLNTRALERDVYLMDEN; encoded by the exons ATGCGTACTTCGACTCTCATTGCCTCTTTGGCGGCTACTGCCTCGGCCTACGATGCTTGGGTAAACGAGCCTGACACTGGTATGGACACTTACCTCACCAGCACCAACTGGACCGAAGGCAGCCGTCCCCTTCTCAAGGACATTCGCGGTGTTCCCGACTTTGACTTTGCTGCTCGTCAGACCTTGACTGACCAGCAGTACGCCTTTTACCGCACTGCCGCTGCGGGAGAGTGGGCATACCGTAACAACCTCAAGGTTTGGGAAAAGGCTAGACTTCGACCTCACCAACTCGCCAGCGTTCGTGGTCTGAATGAGACACTCGGAGTCACCATTCTCGGCCAAAACTTTAGCGCCCCCATCTTCATCTCTCCCGCTGCCCGTGCTGGTTACGGTGACGAGGAGCGCGGTGAGCTTAACTTTGTCGATGCTGCCGCGGACGAGGACATCCTCTACGTTGCTGCTCTCTACGCCAGCAAGTCCATCGAGGAGATTGGTGCTCAGCGCAAGAAGCGTGGTAGCACCATCTTCCAGCAAATTTATTCTAATGCCAACCTCTCTGTTACATGGGATGCCATGAAGCGTGCTGAGGAGCAGGGCGTCAAGGCTTTTGTCTGGACTATTGATGCCCCTGCTACCTCTGTTCGTCATCGCGCTGCGCGATACGATACCACCAATTC TAATGGTGCTACTTCCGTCCTCAGCTGGGACCTTTTCGATGAGATCAAGTCTCACACCAAACTTCCCATCATTCTCAAGGgtatcaccaccaccgagGATGCCCTCCGTGCTGTCGAGGCTGGAGCTGACGGTATCTGGCTCTCAAACCATGGCGGTCGCCAAGTTGACTACTCTCCATCTCCTCTGGAAATCGCCTATGAGATCCGTCGAAATGCCCCTGAAATCTTCACCAAGACTGAGGTCATCGCCGACAGTGGCATTCGCTATGGTAGCGATGTCATCAAGCTGTTGGCTCTTGGTGTCAAGGCTGTTGGTCTTGGACGTCC TTTCATGTACTCCAACGTTTACGGTGTTGAGGGCCCCAAGAAGCTCATCCAGATCCTCAAGAGCGAGATCCTCGCCGATGCTGCTCAAATCGGTATCACTGATCTTCACAACATTCCTTCCAAGGTG CTCAACACTCGTGCACTGGAGCGCGATGTTTACCTGATGGATGAGAACTAG
- a CDS encoding hypothetical protein (TransMembrane:10 (i70-87o107-128i140-157o163-185i206-222o228-246i282-298o318-340i349-366o443-465i)~BUSCO:18880at5125) yields MVQQPTAGESAGPVVKGVIPTAKQAFADLFIWKQRVVITNEHGEETTEWRDPDPIKNPISLMAQLSGKDWVFFLVGFCAWTADAFDFHALSIQTKKLSLYYDTSKTAITTAITLTLLLRSVGAAMFGLAGDKWGRKWPMVFNMIILGVLQIATIYSTTFNQFLAVRSLFGLFMGGVYGNAIAMALESCPSNARGLMSGILQQGYSFGYVLAACANLGVGGSTESWKTVFWIAAGISIAVGIVRIFFPESQQFLEARAKGKQSASPGAFWQDCKKMLLAEWKMCVYCCFLMTWFNYYSHTSQDSYTTFMLEQKEFDNKAASRASILMKTGACVGGTIIGYLSQFVGRRRAICCSAFMSALLIPAWILPTTEGGLSASGFMIQFFIQGAWGVIPIHLNELSPPAFRSSFPGVTYQIGNMISSPKIVNAVAEKTFVTLKNGDKVEAYGPVMGVATAIIALGIIFTTMFGPEKRGRAFEHAVAGVHNDELPQHQKKDIETASVEQVELEDKKKDKEEV; encoded by the exons ATGGTTCAACAACCAACGGCTGGCGAATCCGCTGGCCCTGTGGTCAAAGGCGTCATTCCTACAGCCAAGCAGGCCTTTGCTGATCTCTTCATCTGGAAGCAGCGTGTCGTCATCACAAACGAACATGGCGAAGAGACAACCGAATGGAGGGACCCAGATCCTATCAAGAACCCCATAAGTCTTATGGCTCAACTGTCAGGCAAAGATTGGGTCTTCTTCCTTGTAGGCTTCTGCGCCTGGACAGCTGATGCCTTTGACTTTCACGCCTTGTCAATCCAGACCAAGAAGCTGTCTCTCTACTATGACACCAGCAAAACCGCAATCACAACCGCCATCACCCTGACCCTTCTCCTCCGCTCTGTCGGTGCCGCTATGTTCGGTCTCGCTGGTGACAAGTGGGGACGCAAGTGGCCCATGGTCTTCAACATGATCATCCTCGGTGTTTTGCAAATCGCCACCATCTATAGTACCACCTTCAACCAGTTCCTTGCTGTGCGAAGTCTTTTCGGTCTGTTCATGGGTGGTGTTTATGGTAATGCTATTGCCATGGCTCTCGAGTCGTGTCC CTCCAACGCCCGAGGCTTGATGTCCGGCATTCTTCAGCAGGGATACTCATTCGGCTACGTCTTGGCTGCATGCGCCAACCTTGGCGTTGGAGGTAGTACCGAGAGCTGGAAGACTGTGTTTTGGATCGCTG CTGGAATTTCCATTGCCGTCGGTATTGTTCGTATCTTCTTCCCTGAGTCCCAACAGTTCCTCGAAGCCCGTGCCAAAGGAAAGCAGTCCGCCTCGCCTGGTGCTTTCTGGCAAGATTGCAAAAAGATGCTTCTCGCTGAATGGAAGATGTGTGTTTACTGCTGCTTCCTCATGACCTGGTTCAACTACTACTCCCATACTTCCCAAGACTCTTACACCACCTTCATGCTTGAACAGAAGGAATTCGACAATAAGGCTGCTTCTCGCGCTTCTATTCTCATGAAGACTGGTGCTTGCGTTGGTGGTACAATCATTGGTTACCTGAGTCAATTTGTGGGCCGTCGACGTGCTATCTGTTGCTCAGCCTTCATGTCTGCTCTTCTTATCCCGGCCTGGATCCTGCCCACCACTGAAGGCGGTCTAAGTGCGAGCGGTTTCATGATTCAGTTCTTCATCCAAGGCGCGTGGGGTGTGATCCCTATTCATCTCAACGAACTATCCCCCCCTGCCTTCAGATCCTCGTTTCCAGGAGTCACCTACCAAATTGGCAATATGATTAGCAGCCCGA AAATTGTCAACGCTGTGGCAGAAAAGACATTCGTTACTCTCAAGAATGGCGACAAGGTCGAGGCATATGGACCTGTAATGGGTGTTGCTACAGCTATCATCGCTCTTGGTATCATCTTCACCACTATGTTTGGTCCGGAGAAGCGTGGACGAGCTTTTGAGCATGCGGTAGCTGGTGTCCACAATGACGAGCTTCCTCAACATCAAAAGAAGGATATTGAGACTGCAAGTGTTGAACAGGTTGAGTTggaagacaagaagaaagaCAAGGAAGAGGTTTGA
- a CDS encoding hypothetical protein (BUSCO:2715at5125) has translation MASAQIHATPQAVMGHVQKLSDNDPDFRFMALNDLLQLLNHAKPDFLQNDYNIAARTVDSIIKTLDDQNGEVQNLAVKCLGPFVGKVPTPVIAPMIEKLSSLKLKNSVDNAVPSMALRNVIIALPRPVPGIPPAADVQEAYSAISRVLIPRLIGPGPKTQVPKNPKIPLPAVPEGLLQNEGDLNAEAVDVLIEVVRCFGPMLVQVEVEAMQEVVIQLLESEKGTSVVKKRAVVAISMLAVYLSDEHLQEVVRRITNGLSKQCSPVTRRLYISILGSMARSIPSRFGPHLADTAPLVLKALGEEELEEHLEALSDGDDLGQDFNEIREAALVALEAFLASCPQEMRPFTDQTIEACLRFLKYDPNYNVDDEDEDMEDEEDDDEMDDDDEFDDDGFEDDDDDASWKVRRCAAKTIYILISTRGSGDLLENGVLYTQTAPSLIKRIAEREENVRLEVISALSLLVRKTGEGLHTPDPSLEDFEPESESRIPISRKRRRQSSGGGATASQFMSSSGLVSPIQEKIPLSGPRADLARLTPSIIKVITKQLKGKTIPTKQAVISLLDDIVSVQHGGLAEYLDQVIGPIIDAIQPSGSAHVSANLSSHAGSSSATPSTLRITGLGVISDIAKTHSSTILQPYLTKIVDGVTSAANNRYYKISSEAIRTVEELVKTITPPRSRNAASKYKAELDKLYTVILDRSSAQDADAEVRQRAIHALGVLISRTSTSEGSSLLSEDKVKAALDILQERLKNETTRLAAVRAVENVARFAKSPGQLEKQWIQDVSLELSAQLRKANRSLRGSSIIALRNIALSPATKGQLEPDTIQGIVADLMPVITNSDTHLLGPTLIILAKLVPEHPELVVTNEMITALSDLLKQHYAGIVLDQLLLFVSSIGENGAGQGLMQGLLKDVSVAGDSPVVGKVIGTLLVTGGESVGVKLDSFVTELYTSAKSGDEARVSLALAVLGEAGKRLGTSSTLKPDLFLDQFHDEPDKVSLSAAVALGQAGSGNVPEFLPVILKTMQKGGNTQYLLIQSIKEILQAISAQSTDLRNYAPTIWDELLKASDNADNKVVCAECVGRLVTLDPAVFVPRLQALLEDKSLGIRGMAVQAVRYTLPESDEVLDAMLRDVLISMLLTILQDSDMDIRRLAMTTLTTAARTKPDMILPHLGKLMPYVLQESVIKKEFVREVMMGPFKHTVDDGLEVRKSAYETLYALMETAFSRINNIDFYDRVVAGLKDDNDIRQLCNLMVTKLIAIDPDETTRRLNSIAEAYRSVLSVKLKDNAVKQDVEKQEEANKSILRVTLLLGEKMKATTGNAGAATSNAGAASTWTGYWEWANKEFDKQLKGLREENSQLQTRMV, from the exons ATGGCATCCGCTCAAATTCATGCCACGCCGCAGGCGGTGATGGGACATGTTCAGAAGCTCAGCGACAACGACCCTGATTTCCGATTCATGGCCTTGAACGATCTGTTGCAGCTCCTTAACCATGCCAAGCCCGATTTCCTCCAGAATGACTACAACATTGCGGCTCGCACTGTTGATAGTATCATCAAGACCCTCGATGACCAGAATGGTGAAGTCCAGAATCTTGCTGTCAAGTG TTTGGGCCCCTTTGTGGGTAAAGTCCCTACCCCCGTTATTGCGCCCATGATAGAGAAGCTCTCATCACTGAAGCTTAAGAACTCCGTGGATAATGCTGTACCTTCGATGGCTTTGAGAAACGTTATTATCGCTCTCCCTCGCCCCGTGCCAGGAATCCCTCCAGCCGCAGACGTCCAAGAAGCCTACAGTGCTATCAGCCGCGTACTGATTCCCCGTCTTATTGGCCCCGGACCCAAAACACAGGTTCCCAAGAACCCCAAGATCCCCCTTCCCGCTGTTCCCGAGGGACTCCTACAAAACGAAGGCGACCTCAACGCTGAAGCAGTTGATGTGCTAATCGAGGTTGTTCGATGTTTTGGTCCCATGCTTGTACAGGTCGAGGTCGAGGCCATGCAGGAGGTAGTCATCCAACTTTTGGAAAGCGAGAAGGGAACATCGGTCGTCAAGAAGAGGGCCGTAGTAGCGATCTCTATGCTTGCCGTATACCTCTCAGACGAGCATTTGCAGGAAGTTGTCAGACGTATCACGAACGGCCTATCGAAGCAATGCAGCCCTGTAACAAGAAGGTTGTACATCTCTATTCTCGGAAGCATGGCGAGATCCATCCCTTCTAGATTCGGACCTCACCTCGCCGACACCGCACCTCTGGTGCTCAAGGcgctcggcgaagaagagctTGAGGAGCATCTCGAGGCACTCAGCGATGGAGATGATCTCGGCCAAGACTTCAACGAAATCCGCGAGGCTGCTCTCGTAGCCCTCGAAGCTTTCTTGGCATCATGCCCACAGGAAATGCGACCATTCACAGACCAAACAATAGAGGCCTGCCTACGTTTCCTCAAGTACGACCCCAATTACAACgtcgacgacgaggatgaggatatggaagatgaagaggacgacgacgaaatggacgacgacgacgaattCGATGACGATGGttttgaagatgacgatgacgacgccAGCTGGAAAGTTCGACGATGCGCCGCAAAGACTATTTACATCCTTATCTCAACACGCGGAAGTGGTGACCTTCTCGAGAACGGTGTTCTCTATACCCAAACTGCCCCATCTCTTATCAAGCGTATcgcagagagagaagagaacGTCCGTTTGGAGGTTATTTCAGCACTTTCTCTCCTTGTCCGTAAGACAGGTGAGGGACTTCACACACCTGATCCTTCACTCGAAGATTTCGAACCAGAATCCGAATCTCGCATCCCAATTAGCCGAAAGCGAAGACGCCAAAGTAGTGGTGGTGGCGCCACAGCTTCTCAATTCATGTCGAGTTCTGGTCTTGTTTCACCCATCCAGGAGAAGATTCCCCTTAGTGGCCCGCGAGCTGACTTGGCTCGCCTGACTCCTTCCATCATTAAGGTGATTACCAAACAACTCAAGGGCAAGACAATTCCCACCAAGCAGGCAGTCATTAGTCTTCTCGATGACATAGTGTCTGTTCAGCACGGAGGATTGGCCGAATATTTGGATCAAGTCATCGGACCTATAATCGACGCCATCCAGCCCAGTGGTTCTGCTCATGTTTCGGCAAATCTGTCGTCACACGCCGGTTCATCTTCCGCAACCCCCAGTACGCTAAGGATCACAGGACTGGGCGTTATCAGCGACATCGCCAAGACTCATTCATCTACTATTCTGCAGCCTTATCTCACTAAGATTGTTGATGGCGTTACTTCTGCAGCCAATAACCGATATTACAAGATCTCAAGCGAAGCGATCCGCACTGTTGAGGAGCTCGTCAAGACCATCACGCCACCGCGATCACGAAACGCTGCTTCCAAGTACAAAGCCGAGCTGGATAAGCTTTACACTGTCATTCTAGACCGTTCATCTGCCCAAGATGCTGACGCTGAGGTTCGCCAACGCGCCATACATGCTCTCGGTGTTCTGATCTCCAGAACCTCAACCTCAGAAGGGTCTTCTCTACTGTCCGAGGACAAGGTCAAAGCCGCTCTGGATATACTCCAAGAACGACTCAAGAATGAGACCACTCGCTTGGCTGCAGTTCGAGCGGTCGAGAATGTTGCCCGATTTGCGAAATCACCTGGCCAGCTTGAGAAGCAGTGGATTCAAGATGTTTCCTTGGAGCTCTCCGCACAATTGCGAAAGGCGAACCGTTCCCTCCGTGGCTCAAGTATCATCGCTCTTAGAAATATTGCCTTGTCACCCGCTACCAAGGGTCAGCTCGAGCCAGATACTATTCAGGGAATCGTCGCCGATTTGATGCCGGTCATTACCAACAGCGACACACATCTACTTGGACCAACACTGATCATCCTCGCCAAGTTGGTACCTGAACATCCGGAACTTGTGGTCACAAACGAAATGATCACTGCGCTATCGGACCTCCTTAAGCAGCATTATGCAGGCATTGTCCTTGATCAGCTACTCCTCTTTGTCAGTAGTATTGGAGAGAATGGTGCGGGCCAAGGTCTCATGCAAGGATTGCTCAAAGATGTCAGCGTGGCAGGAGACTCCCCAGTCGTCGGTAAAGTGATAGGAACCTTGCTTGTTACTGGAGGTGAGTCAGTTGGTGTCAAGTTGGACAGCTTTGTCACAGAGCTATACACGAGTGCCAAGAGTGGCGATGAAGCCAGAGTTAGCCTTGCTCTCGCTGTTTTGGGCGAAGCTGGAAAGAGACTCGGAACTAGTTCGACTCTCAAGCCAGACCTCTTTCTGGACCAATTCCATGATGAGCCGGACAAGGTATCGCTTTCTGCTGCCGTCGCTCTTGGCCAGGCAGGATCGGGCAATGTTCCCGAATTTCTGCCCGTCATCTTGAAGACCATGCAAAAGGGCGGCAATACTCAGTACCTCCTCATCCAATCAATCAAGGAGATTCTCCAAGCCATCTCGGCACAGTCGACAGACCTGCGAAATTATGCTCCGACTATTTGGGATGAGCTTCTCAAGGCCTCCGACAATGCCGACAACAAGGTCGTTTGTGCCGAGTGTGTCGGAAGGCTTGTCACTCTCGACCCTGCTGTGTTTGTTCCTCGTCTTCAG GCTCTTCTAGAGGACAAGTCACTTGGCATTCGAGGAATGGCTGTCCAAGCTGTCCGCTACACCCTACCCGAAAGTGACGAAGTATTGGATGCCATGCTCCGCGATGTCCTCATTTCGATGCTCCTGACGATCCTTCAGGACTCTGATATGGACATCCGTCGATTGGCAATGACAACACTTACCACGGCTGCACGAACTAAGCCTGATATGATTCTGCCTCACTTGGGCAAACTAATGCCATACGTGTTGCAGGAGTCGGTGATCAAGAAGGAATTTGTGAGAGAAGTCATGATGGGACCTTTCAAGCATACCGTTGATGACGGCCTTGAGGTTCGAAAG AGCGCATATGAGACCTTGTATGCTCTAATGGAGACTGCTTTCAGTCGCATTAACAATATCGATTTTTATGACCGTGTCGTGGCAGGTCTTAAGGACGACAATGATATCCGTCAACTTTGTAACCTCATGGTGACCAAGCTGATTGCCATCGACCCCGATGAGACCACACGGCGACTAAACTCTATTGCAGAGGCCTATCGGTCTGTTCTGTCAGTCAAGCTGAAGGATAACGCTGTGAAGCAAGACGTGGAGAAACAGGAAGAGGCCAACAAGAGCATCTTGAGAGTGACACTGCTGTTGGGCGAAAAGATGAAGGCCACGACTGGGAACGCTGGTGCTGCTACTAGTAATGCTGGTGCCGCCAGCACCTGGACCGGGTACTGGGAATGGGCGAACAAGGAGTTCGACAAGCAGCTCAAGGGACTTCGTGAGGAGAACAGCCAGCTCCAGACCCGCATGGTTTAG
- a CDS encoding hypothetical protein (SECRETED:SignalP(1-16)), whose translation MKFIGVFAALFAFVTADSSNPSNALRDFTVDYNWECGKVLNSTLDLNSCEYLLNWLGTASKTGWWTIGTADVMNWSSGFCQVTIKSGPLSHFVLNMNGEEFAQVTQWAHKEKCKLGGQRTMIAAKNSSWTAYIVEPGWDHKSSVF comes from the exons ATGAAGTTCATCGGGGTATTTGCCGCTCTTTTCGCTTTCGTTACTGCTGACTCAAGCAATCCGAGCAACGCACTCAGGGACTTTACAGTCGATTATAACTGGGAATGTGGCAAG GTGCTAAACTCTACACTTGACCTCAACAGCTGTGAATACCTGTTGAACTGGCTTGGAACCGCTTCCAAGACTGGCTGGTGGACGATAGGAACAGCCGACGTGATGAATTGGTCGTCGGGCTTTTGTCAAGTGACCATCAAATCTGGACCTCTTTCTCACTTTGTCCTCAACATGAATGGTGAAGAGTTTGCTCAAGTCACTCAGTGGGCGCACAAAGAAAAGTGTAAGCTTGGAGGGCAACGCACCATGATCGCAGCGAAAAATTCTAGCTGGACAGCCTACATTGTCGAACCTGGTTGGGATCACAAGAGCAGCGTTTTTTAG
- a CDS encoding hypothetical protein (BUSCO:56536at5125), with protein MNKDSSFTFVHMHRARDADLFEDFCKDRLPDDEIYVPPIHQPINPEDEDDVVPDQHAAFGIQRATQKSKEPAWKDLGLSELMNKGPSIGTGGKPKGAGSSLPR; from the exons ATG AATAAAGACTCCTCATTCACGTTCGTCCACATGCACCGCGCTCGCGACGCAGACCTCTTCGAGGACTTTTGCAAGGACAGACTCCCTGATGACGAGATATATGTCCCTCCCATACATCAACCCATCAACCCTGAGGACGAAGATGACGTTGTTCCCGATCAGCACGCCGCCTTTGGTATTCAGAGAGCAACGCAAAAGTCCAAGGAACCTGCGTGGAAGGATCTGGGTCTCTCGGAGCTCATGAATAAGGGGCCCAGTATTGGAACAGGTGGGAAGCCAAAGGGTGCTGGAAGTTCTCTTCCGCGATAG
- a CDS encoding hypothetical protein (BUSCO:46293at5125) produces the protein MSNLQPPNAGPASTPSPSGKDGLRYPSNGKTIYHRPLNRTKAAELSQASFAYLFGEMVTYAQKRVKGIQELEQRLNLQGHSIGLKLLDLLLFREPARTQTRPLGIIQLLHFIKQNIWQHLFGRQADRLEKSANPETPDEYHIIDNEPLVNQYISVPKEMSQLNCAAFVAGVVEGVCDGADFPARVTAHTVGEGDMWPGKTVFLVKFRPEVLEREGFLGKN, from the exons ATGAGCAACCTTCAACCCCCCAACGCCGGCCCAGCGTCCACCCCTTCACCCAGCGGCAAGGATGGCCTACGATACCCCAGCAATGGAAAGACCATTTACCACAGACCATTAAACAGAACCAAGGCGGCTGAACTGAGCCAGGCCAGTTTTGCGTATCTGTTTGGTGAGATGGTGACGTATGCGCAGAAACGGGTCAAGGGCATTCAGGAGCTGGAACAACG TCTTAACCTACAAGGTCATTCTATCGGCCTCAAACTTCTtgacctcctcctcttccgcGAACCAGCGCGCACGCAAACTCGCCCCTTGGGCATCATCCAACTGCTACACTTTATCAAGCAGAACATCTGGCAGCACCTCTTTGGCCGACAAGCGGACCGTCTCGAGAAGTCTGCTAACCCCGAAACGCCAGACGAATACCACATCATCGATAACGAGCCCCTCGTGAACCAATACATCAGCGTTCCCAAGGAAATGAGCCAGTTGAATTGCGCGGCGTTTGTGGCGGGCGTTGTTGAGGGTGTTTGTGACGGAGCTGATTTCCCCGCCAGGGTCACGGCGCATACAGTCGGAGAAGGCGACATGTGGCCTGGAAAGACAGTCTTTCTAGTCAAGTTTAGACCAGAGGTTTTGGAGAGGGAAGGCTTCTTGGGCAAGAATTAA